The Dyella jiangningensis genome includes a window with the following:
- a CDS encoding UvrD-helicase domain-containing protein, which translates to MLNPQQLAAVEHCDGPLLVLAGAGSGKTSVITQKIAYLIARKKLAPSKIAAITFTNKAAKEMRERVAKLITSEDAAALTVCTFHALGLKFLQMEHQRAGLRKGFSVLDADDSEGIIKELAPKGVKPDVLFGIRNLVSRAKNAGLSPEEALAAARSPRELDAATIYDLYQQRLSAFNAVDFDDLIRLPLRILESDEECRTAWRERLRYLLVDEYQDTNDAQYRLLKALAGERGRFTCVGDDDQSIYAWRGANPENIDQLGKDWPALRVIKLEQNYRCGKRILRAANKLIANNPHLHEKKLWSEHPEGAQIRVLECKENEHEAERVAAIAVTLAEKHKARWHDIAILYRGNFQARPLEKALRLARVPYHLTGALSFLDRAEVKDLLCYLRLLTNPSDDAAFLRVVNVPKREIGSTTLEKLGQIAQTRHASLLDAARSDAVLRQLTPRPAAALASFTNLMDELRSASLHNSAADLVEMVLKRTGYAEQIAASTTDPALRERRLGNLRELADWFRAMQRGNNTAGDLAAQLALLSHADRDEPGNAVRMMTLHAAKGLEFRFVFIVGCEEGTLPHDGAIDEGRIDEERRLMYVGITRAKEMLTLSWSSKTKRYGEVHSNQPSRFLHELPQDDLHWQGKDPEADKEVVRETAESHMAKIAAMLAGN; encoded by the coding sequence ATGCTCAATCCCCAACAATTGGCCGCCGTCGAACATTGCGACGGTCCGCTGCTGGTATTGGCCGGCGCCGGCTCGGGCAAGACCAGCGTGATCACGCAGAAGATCGCGTACCTGATCGCCCGCAAGAAGCTCGCCCCGTCCAAGATCGCCGCGATCACCTTCACCAACAAGGCGGCGAAGGAAATGCGCGAACGCGTGGCCAAGCTGATCACCAGCGAAGACGCCGCCGCGCTCACCGTGTGTACGTTCCACGCGCTGGGCCTGAAGTTCCTGCAGATGGAGCACCAGCGCGCGGGCCTGCGCAAAGGCTTCTCGGTGCTCGATGCGGACGACAGCGAAGGCATCATCAAGGAGCTCGCGCCCAAGGGTGTCAAGCCCGACGTGCTGTTCGGCATCCGCAACCTGGTGAGCCGCGCCAAGAACGCCGGCCTGTCGCCGGAAGAAGCGCTGGCCGCCGCGCGCAGCCCGCGCGAGCTGGATGCTGCCACCATCTACGACCTCTACCAGCAGCGACTCTCCGCGTTCAACGCGGTGGACTTCGACGACCTGATCCGCCTGCCGCTGCGTATCCTCGAAAGCGACGAGGAATGCCGTACAGCGTGGCGTGAGCGACTGCGTTACCTGCTGGTGGACGAATACCAGGACACCAACGACGCGCAGTACCGCCTGCTCAAGGCGCTGGCCGGCGAGCGCGGCCGCTTTACCTGCGTGGGCGACGACGACCAGTCGATCTACGCATGGCGCGGCGCCAATCCCGAGAATATCGACCAGCTCGGCAAGGACTGGCCCGCGCTGCGCGTGATCAAGCTCGAACAAAACTACCGCTGCGGCAAGCGCATCCTGCGCGCCGCCAACAAGCTGATCGCGAACAACCCGCACCTGCACGAAAAGAAACTGTGGAGCGAGCATCCGGAAGGTGCGCAGATCCGCGTGCTGGAGTGCAAGGAAAACGAGCACGAGGCGGAACGCGTCGCCGCGATCGCGGTGACGCTGGCGGAAAAGCACAAAGCGCGCTGGCACGACATCGCCATTCTTTATCGCGGCAATTTCCAGGCGCGCCCGCTGGAAAAGGCACTGCGGCTTGCACGCGTGCCGTACCACCTCACCGGTGCGTTGAGCTTCCTCGATCGCGCGGAAGTGAAGGACCTGCTCTGCTATTTGCGCCTGCTCACCAATCCCAGCGATGACGCCGCGTTCCTGCGCGTGGTGAACGTACCCAAGCGCGAGATCGGTTCGACCACGCTGGAGAAACTCGGCCAGATCGCGCAGACCAGGCACGCGTCACTGCTCGACGCCGCCCGCAGCGATGCGGTGCTGCGCCAGCTCACGCCGCGTCCGGCCGCGGCGCTTGCTTCGTTCACCAACCTCATGGACGAGTTGCGCAGCGCCTCGCTGCACAACAGCGCGGCCGACCTGGTGGAGATGGTGCTCAAGCGCACCGGCTACGCCGAGCAGATCGCCGCCAGCACCACCGATCCCGCACTGCGCGAACGTCGCCTGGGCAACCTGCGCGAACTGGCGGACTGGTTCCGCGCGATGCAACGCGGCAACAACACGGCCGGCGATCTCGCCGCGCAGCTCGCCCTGCTCAGTCACGCCGATCGCGACGAGCCCGGCAACGCGGTGCGCATGATGACGTTGCATGCGGCGAAGGGACTGGAGTTCCGCTTCGTCTTCATTGTCGGCTGCGAGGAAGGCACGCTGCCGCACGATGGCGCGATCGATGAAGGGCGCATCGACGAAGAACGCCGCCTGATGTACGTGGGCATCACCCGCGCCAAGGAAATGCTCACGCTGTCGTGGTCGTCCAAGACCAAGCGCTACGGCGAGGTCCACAGCAACCAGCCGAGCCGGTTCCTGCATGAACTGCCGCAGGACGACCTGCATTGGCAGGGCAAGGATCCGGAAGCGGACAAGGAA